The Phacochoerus africanus isolate WHEZ1 chromosome 3, ROS_Pafr_v1, whole genome shotgun sequence genome window below encodes:
- the C3H8orf48 gene encoding uncharacterized protein C8orf48 homolog: MADLSKETFESFTDEVQSSSSFSSFGGPHLRSYGSGSISEGGTPTTRSEYGGDQSELSDFENNEKKLSRKLINNLKSKEENSGQYQPDTKLQTKISQASFEELNALQSFCAIKINLIHHRGNSKGKTSSRHKKLQPRSNPEAPETNVLNCTVPNELLNRIYFENMRTALKQVATSKQHISSQCPSCNKKRAELAQSAFLKQKKTLLESVLLREKIDEHLHTKDFLTLIREAHQSLPRLSDDPRIIWKRLNEKSRIGYSAFERSDTKQKM, translated from the coding sequence ATGGCAGACCTTTCTAAGGAGACCTTCGAGTCCTTTACTGATGAGGTACAGAGTTCTAGTTCATTCAGTTCCTTTGGAGGACCGCATCTCAGGTCCTACGGCTCTGGAAGCATATCTGAGGGTGGAACGCCGACTACACGCTCAGAATATGGAGGCGACCAATCTGAGCTTTCAGATTtcgaaaataatgaaaagaagttGAGCAGAAAACTGATCAACAACCTCAAGAGCAAGGAAGAAAACTCTGGACAGTACCAGCCAGACACTAAACTTCAAACAAAAATCTCTCAGGCATCCTTTGAGGAACTGAATGCCCTGCAGTCTTTCTGCGCCATTAAGATAAATCTGATCCATCATAGAGGGAACTCTAAGGGGAAAACAAGCAGCAGACATAAAAAGCTGCAGCCTAGATCGAATCCAGAGGCTCCAGAGACAAATGTATTAAACTGCACTGTCCCTAATGAGCTTTTGAACAGAATCTATTTTGAAAACATGAGGACAGCACTCAAACAGGTGGCAACATCTAAGCAACACATTTCTTCTCAGTGTCCCAGTTGTAACAAGAAAAGAGCAGAACTGGCCCAATCTGCCTTCCTGAAGCAAAAGAAGACTTTACTGGAGTCTGTTCTACTCCGAGAGAAAATAGATGAACATCTTCATACAAAAGACTTTCTTACCCTTATCAGAGAAGCACATCAGAGCCTTCCCAGGCTTTCAGATGACCCCAGAATAATCTGGAAAAGACTGAATGAGAAAAGTCGTATTGGATACTCTGCTTTTGAAAGGTCAGATACAAAGCAGAAGATGTAG